The proteins below are encoded in one region of Pygocentrus nattereri isolate fPygNat1 chromosome 13, fPygNat1.pri, whole genome shotgun sequence:
- the LOC108425935 gene encoding leucine-rich repeat-containing protein 17, translated as MSRVICLFPLALTLVTGSKLCPHHCLCYGNSELVDCRARGFMHIPHGIPHRTWLLDLSENKLSLLRSSTFTGIWTLRILLLQNSGIQVLQSQALSSLSFLEKLDLSHNDLHSLTQDFSYGLTALKDLLLAHNSLERLETRSFAHLESLEKLDLSHNHIRVIQCGAFHGLTSLKQLNLAWNQLPMLHSGVLTMQQRLSVLLLGHNNISSIDTEAFTPLQSLSLLGLEANQLGNLKFKTFLNLQTASTHLQLSENPWVCDCELHRVFSKILHVRRLHIDDYWNITCHLPPLLAGASLPLMDSQLCIAETATVLVITATVMVTVVAAIVMAERNRRKKKLNLGKQGNEPETGHNR; from the exons ATGTCCAGGGTCATCTGTCTTTTCCCCCTCGCCTTAACTCTGGTCACGGGTTCCAAACTGTGTCCTCATCACTGCCTGTGTTATGGTAACTCTGAGCTGGTGGACTGCCGAGCCCGCGGGTTCATGCACATCCCTCATGGGATCCCTCACCGTACCTGGCTCCTGGACCTCAGTGAGAACAAGCTGTCTCTGCTCCGGAGCTCCACATTCACTGGGATTTGGACTTTGCGCATCCTTTTACTCCAGAACAGTGGCATCCAGGTGCTTCAGTCTCAG GCTCTGtcatctctgtcttttctggagaAGCTGGATCTGAGTCACAATGACCTCCACTCTCTTACCCAGGACTTCTCTTATGGCTTGACAGCCCTCAAGGACCTCCTGCTGGCTCACAATTCCCTAGAGCGCCTCGAGACTCGCTCCTTCGCCCACCTGGAGAGCCTGGAGAAGCTGGACCTGAGTCACAACCACATTCGGGTCATCCAGTGCGGAGCGTTCCACGGCCTCACCAGCCTGAAGCAGCTCAACCTGGCCTGGAACCAGCTGCCCATGCTCCACAGTGGAGTGCTGACCATGCAGCAAAGGCTCAGTGTCCTCCTCCTGGGCCACAACAACATCTCCAGTATTGATACAGAAGCCTTTACCCCCCTGCAGAGCCTCAGTCTGCTGGGCCTGGAGGCCAACCAGCTGGGGAACCTTAAATTCAAGACATTCCTGAACCTCCAGACGGCCAGCACACACCTGCAGCTGTCGGAGAACCCGTGGGTGTGTGACTGCGAGCTACACCGCGTCTTCAGCAAAATCCTCCACGTTCGACGCCTCCACATAGACGACTACTGGAACATCACATGCCACTTACCTCCACTGCTGGCTGGGGCGTCTCTGCCCTTGATGGACAGCCAGCTGTGTATCGCAGAGACAGCTACTGTTCTGGTCATCACAGCGACCGTAATGGTTACCGTCGTGGCAGCAATAGTGATGGCAGAACGGAACCGCAGGAAGAAGAAGCTCAACCTGGGAAAGCAAGGGAACGAGCCGGAGACTGGACACAACAGATGA